In Chlorocebus sabaeus isolate Y175 chromosome 11, mChlSab1.0.hap1, whole genome shotgun sequence, one DNA window encodes the following:
- the LOC103238462 gene encoding olfactory receptor 6C3-like: protein MKNYTAPTEFILLGLSDDPEFQIVIFLFLIILYILSVTGNLTIITLTLVDSHLQTPMYFFLSNFSVLEITFTTVCIPRFLATLITRDKTISYNSCTAQLFFFIFMGITEFYLLTAMSYDRYVAICKPLHYMTIMNKRVCILLVFCAWLAGFLNIFPPVILFLQLDYCGSNVIDHFACDYFPLLQLSCSDTWLLEAIGFYSAIVILFFTLALIILSYMFIIRTILKLPSASQRKKAFSTCSSHMIVISISYGSCIFMYANPSAKERVSLTKGVAILNTSIAPMMNPFIYTLRNQQVKQAFKGTIQKVMFFSGK, encoded by the coding sequence ATGAAAAACTACACAGCACCCACAGAATTCATTCTTCTAGGACTATCAGATGACCCGGAGTTTCAgattgtgatttttctctttttaattatctTGTATATATTAAGTGTCACTGGAAACTTGACCATCATCACTCTCACCTTAGTGGACTCCCATCTACAGAcccccatgtacttcttcctcAGCAACTTTTCTGTATTAGAAATAACTTTTACTACTGTCTGTATCCCTAGATTTCTGGCCACCCTTATCACCAGAGACAAAACGATTTCATACAATAGTTGTACAGCtcagttatttttcttcatctttatggGTATAACTGAATTTTACCTTCTAACAGCCATGTCCTATGATCGTTATGTAGCCATCTGTAAACCGCTGCATTATATGACCATCATGAACAAAAGAGTCTGcatattgcttgttttttgtgCTTGGTTGGCAGGGTTCTTAAATATCTTCCCACCAGTTATTCTTTTTCTCCAGTTAGATTACTGTGGCTCTAATGTCATTGATCACTTTGCTTGTGACTATTTCCCCCTATTGCAATTATCCTGCTCAGACACATGGCTCCTAGAAGCGATTGGTTTTTACTCTGCAATAgtaattctgtttttcactttggCATTAATCATTCTATCCTACATGTTTATCATTAGGACAATTTTGAAACTTCCTTCTGCTAGTCAACGAAAAAAGGCATTTTCTACATGTTCCTCCCACATGATTGTCATTTCCATTTCCTATGGAAGCTGCATATTCATGTATGCTAATCCCTCTGCAAAAGAAAGAGTGTCGTTGACCAAAGGAGTAGCTATTCTCAATACCTCCATTGCTCCTATGATGAATCCGTTTATATACACCCTGAGGAACCAGCAAGTGAAGCAAGCCTTTAAGGGCACCATCCAAAAGGTTATGTTTTTCTCTGGTAAATGA
- the LOC103238463 gene encoding olfactory receptor 6C75 — protein sequence MRNSTAVTDFILLGLTSDPQWQVVLFIFLLVTYMLSVTGNLIIITLTLSDPHLQIPMYFFLQNFSFLEISFTSVCIPRFLVTVVTGDRTISYNGCVAQLFFFIFLGVTEFYLLAAMSYDRCMAICKPLRYTTIMNTRVCILLVFSSWLAGFLIIFPPVMLLLQLDFCASNVIDHFICDSSPVLQLSCTNTHFLEFMAFFLAVVTLMVTLTLVILSYTNIIWTILKIPSMSQRKKAFSTCSSHMIVVSISYGSCIFMYIKTSARERVTFSKGVAVLNTSVAPLLNPFIYTLRNQQVKQAFNSLVQKVIFSLNK from the coding sequence atgagaaattccACAGCAGTAACAGACTTTATTCTTCTTGGATTGACAAGTGACCCACAGTGGCAGGTTGtacttttcatatttcttcttGTTACCTACATGTTAAGTGTGACTGGGAACCTGATCATTATCACCCTCACACTTTCAGATCCCCATCTGCAGATTCCCATGtatttcttccttcagaactTCTCATTCCTGGAAATTTCATTCACATCTGTCTGCATTCCCAGATTCCTTGTCACCGTTGTGACAGGAGACAGAACCATTTCTTATAATGGGTGTGtggctcagctattttttttcatcttcttggGAGTGACAGAATTTTACCTTCTGGCTGCCATGTCCTATGACCGCTGCATGGCCATCTGCAAACCTCTTCGTTACACAACCATCATGAACACCAGGGTTTGTATCCTTCTTGTCTTTAGCtcctggcttgcagggtttctgatCATCTTTCCACCAGTAATGCTTCTGCTCCAGTTGGATTTCTGTGCCTCCAATGTAATTGATCATTTTATCTGTGACTCCTCTCCAGTGCTGCAGCTTTCTTGCACAAACACTCACTTTCTAGAATTCATGGCATTTTTTTTAGCTGTGGTAACATTGATGGTCACCTTGACATTAGTTATTCTCTCCTACACAAACATCATCTGGACAATTCTGAAAATTCCTTCTATGAGTCAAAGGAAAAAAGCCTTTTCCACTTGCTCCTCGCATATGATAGTTGTCTCCATCTCTTACGGTAGCTGCATCTTCATGTACATTAAGACTTCTGCCAGAGAAAGGGTGACTTTCAGCAAAGGAGTAGCTGTGCTCAATACCTCAGTGGCTCCTCTCTTGAATCCCTTCATATACACACTGAGAAATCAGCAAGTTAAGCAAGCCTTCAATAGCTTGGTCCAGAAGGTgatcttttctttaaataaatga